A region from the Thermanaeromonas sp. C210 genome encodes:
- the cbiE gene encoding precorrin-6y C5,15-methyltransferase (decarboxylating) subunit CbiE, with protein sequence MQGERRPWLTVVGVGPGDPMWLTPAAYQAAAEAEILVGGRRALELFGFLDKERRIIDADLEGLYRYLSSVAGRPTAVLVSGDPGLYSLLGWLQRRFRPEEMRVLPGISSVQLAFARLGCSWERANIVSLHGRPLGVLDPYLEGLARQEILLAVLTGGENTPAAVGRYMEGKGLGATVLWVGSQLGGPGERTAYLTAEELARADFDAAAVIIGGFSRR encoded by the coding sequence ATGCAGGGTGAAAGGCGGCCTTGGCTTACGGTGGTCGGCGTGGGACCGGGCGATCCTATGTGGCTTACGCCGGCGGCTTACCAGGCGGCAGCGGAGGCGGAGATTTTGGTGGGAGGGCGCCGGGCCCTGGAACTGTTCGGTTTCCTCGATAAGGAACGCAGGATTATTGATGCCGATCTGGAAGGGTTATACCGGTATTTGAGTTCGGTAGCGGGGCGCCCGACAGCAGTTCTGGTCTCGGGAGATCCCGGCCTTTATAGCCTCTTGGGCTGGCTGCAGCGCCGTTTTCGCCCGGAGGAAATGCGGGTGCTGCCGGGAATAAGCTCGGTGCAGCTGGCCTTCGCCCGGCTGGGATGCAGCTGGGAAAGGGCCAATATAGTGAGCCTGCACGGACGGCCCCTGGGAGTACTGGACCCCTATTTGGAGGGGTTGGCCCGGCAGGAAATCCTACTTGCCGTCCTCACCGGCGGGGAAAATACGCCGGCGGCGGTGGGAAGATACATGGAGGGTAAAGGGCTGGGTGCAACCGTCCTCTGGGTGGGAAGTCAACTGGGCGGGCCGGGAGAGAGGACGGCGTATCTGACGGCCGAGGAGCTGGCCCGGGCCGATTTTGATGCGGCGGCGGTGATCATCGGTGGGTTTTCCCGGCGGTAA
- the cbiD gene encoding cobalt-precorrin-5B (C(1))-methyltransferase CbiD — MNNLRKGYTTGTCAAAAARAAVKALWGPGKTEDRVRVTLPRGEVIELPVTVRRGEGWAEATVIKDAGDDPDITHGAAVQVRARPGGRGITLKAGRGVGKVTLPGLAVPVGEPAINPVPRAMIFAAVRDFIPEGEGVELTISIPGGEELARRTLNPHLGIVGGLSILGTTGIVEPMSEEALRVSLLPQIDVARAAGFRAIVLTPGRRGRRQAVEGYGLPERAVILSGNYIGDLLKACAERGLKKVLLWGGVGKLVKVAGGIFNTHSRTADARREIVAARAAAWGLPPEGVQAILSANTLEVVVQILRGFWEERRSREFWDHLASVASKRSRELVGDVLEVGTAFLDLAGGIVGQDEEGARIMEDLQHAG; from the coding sequence ATGAACAATCTTAGAAAGGGCTATACCACCGGTACCTGCGCGGCGGCCGCAGCCAGGGCGGCGGTAAAAGCCCTCTGGGGCCCCGGAAAAACAGAGGACCGAGTGCGGGTCACCCTGCCCCGGGGAGAGGTAATCGAACTCCCGGTAACGGTGCGGCGGGGGGAGGGCTGGGCAGAAGCTACGGTCATCAAAGACGCAGGCGATGATCCCGACATTACCCACGGTGCCGCCGTTCAGGTGAGGGCGCGTCCCGGAGGGCGGGGGATTACTTTGAAGGCCGGTAGAGGGGTGGGAAAGGTAACTCTTCCGGGCCTGGCGGTACCGGTGGGAGAGCCGGCCATCAATCCCGTGCCCCGCGCCATGATTTTCGCAGCAGTCAGGGATTTTATCCCCGAAGGTGAGGGTGTGGAGCTCACCATAAGTATCCCCGGCGGTGAGGAACTGGCCCGGCGCACTTTAAACCCCCACCTGGGAATTGTAGGAGGCCTGTCCATCCTGGGGACTACCGGCATTGTAGAGCCCATGTCGGAAGAGGCGCTGCGCGTTTCCCTCCTCCCGCAAATTGATGTAGCCCGGGCGGCGGGATTTAGAGCCATCGTGTTAACGCCCGGCCGCCGGGGCCGGCGCCAGGCGGTGGAGGGTTACGGCCTGCCGGAAAGGGCGGTAATCTTGAGCGGTAACTACATAGGAGACCTGCTTAAGGCGTGTGCAGAGCGGGGCTTGAAGAAGGTGCTCCTGTGGGGTGGCGTGGGCAAGTTAGTGAAGGTGGCCGGCGGTATCTTTAATACCCATAGCCGGACGGCAGATGCCCGGCGGGAGATTGTGGCTGCGAGGGCGGCAGCCTGGGGCCTCCCACCCGAGGGGGTGCAGGCTATACTGTCGGCCAATACCCTGGAGGTTGTTGTTCAAATTCTGCGCGGTTTCTGGGAGGAAAGGCGGTCCCGCGAATTCTGGGACCATCTGGCTTCCGTGGCCAGCAAGCGCAGCCGGGAGCTGGTAGGGGATGTCCTGGAGGTGGGGACCGCCTTCTTGGACCTGGCCGGTGGCATCGTCGGCCAGGACGAGGAAGGGGCTAGGATAATGGAGGACTTGCAGCATGCAGGGTGA
- the cobU gene encoding bifunctional adenosylcobinamide kinase/adenosylcobinamide-phosphate guanylyltransferase encodes MERGRLVLITGGVRSGKSRFAEELAASWGEEVVYVATARVTDEEMAARVARHKARRPDCWTTVEEPVALEEVIKEWGKRGRVLLVDCLAVYVGNLLVEEGLGEEEVVVRLRKVARRAQESPADVILVSNEVGLGVVPPYPLGRLYRDLLGLANQEVASRADAVYLVVCGLPVEVKSLAVRRQLKGPGGGLYEQS; translated from the coding sequence TTGGAACGGGGAAGGCTGGTACTCATTACGGGAGGGGTGCGGAGCGGTAAGAGCCGCTTTGCCGAAGAGTTGGCCGCGAGCTGGGGTGAGGAGGTCGTTTATGTGGCCACCGCCAGGGTCACGGATGAGGAGATGGCCGCCCGGGTGGCCCGCCATAAGGCCCGGAGGCCGGACTGCTGGACTACGGTGGAGGAACCCGTGGCCCTGGAGGAAGTAATCAAAGAATGGGGGAAGAGGGGAAGGGTCCTCCTGGTGGACTGCCTGGCGGTTTATGTGGGCAACCTCCTGGTAGAGGAGGGCCTCGGCGAGGAGGAGGTCGTGGTCCGGTTGCGGAAGGTGGCCCGCAGGGCCCAGGAGTCCCCGGCCGACGTTATCCTGGTCAGCAATGAGGTGGGATTAGGGGTGGTACCACCCTATCCCCTCGGCCGCCTTTATCGCGATCTCCTGGGCCTGGCCAATCAGGAAGTGGCCTCCAGGGCCGACGCGGTGTATCTAGTGGTCTGCGGCCTGCCCGTGGAAGTAAAATCCCTGGCTGTCCGGAGGCAACTTAAGGGACCGGGAGGAGGTCTCTATGAACAATCTTAG
- a CDS encoding PHP domain-containing protein: MPAVKGGDLHTHTTASDGKLTPHELVRLAHRKGLATIAVTDHDTVDGLEEALAVASLYGIEVIPGIELSTEWEGCDVHLLGYYIDFQGDRLRSFLQQRQEARYRRCLKIIARLQELGYPVTWEDVSPLVRGQAVGRLHIAQALVARGLVPSIEAAFSELLERGRPAYVPRYKLAPAEGVEIIRSCRGVAVLAHPGLIGEDAIIRELASRGLQGLEAYYPQHSREEVARYLDLAGELGLLVTGGSDFHGPDIPDHAELGAVTVGEEVIERLKGCARALRSAFDGGEGERPGRSGEGPGKL; the protein is encoded by the coding sequence GTGCCGGCAGTCAAAGGCGGAGACCTCCATACCCATACTACCGCTTCGGATGGAAAGCTAACGCCCCACGAACTGGTCCGGCTGGCACATCGAAAAGGGCTGGCGACCATAGCGGTTACGGATCATGACACGGTGGACGGCTTAGAGGAAGCCCTGGCTGTGGCTTCCCTTTATGGTATTGAGGTAATCCCGGGCATTGAGTTGAGCACCGAGTGGGAGGGTTGTGACGTCCACCTGCTGGGATATTATATCGACTTCCAGGGGGACAGGCTACGCAGCTTCTTGCAACAGCGGCAGGAGGCCCGGTACAGGCGGTGCCTTAAGATCATCGCCCGGTTGCAAGAGCTGGGTTATCCCGTTACCTGGGAGGACGTGTCTCCCCTGGTCCGGGGGCAGGCCGTCGGACGTCTGCATATTGCCCAGGCCCTGGTAGCGCGGGGCCTTGTTCCCTCCATCGAGGCTGCTTTTTCCGAGCTCCTGGAACGGGGACGGCCGGCCTATGTGCCCCGGTATAAACTTGCGCCGGCCGAAGGTGTCGAGATTATCAGATCCTGTCGGGGAGTAGCCGTGCTGGCCCATCCCGGCCTCATAGGCGAAGACGCCATTATAAGGGAACTGGCGAGCAGAGGGCTTCAGGGGCTTGAGGCCTATTACCCCCAGCACAGCCGGGAGGAGGTGGCCCGCTACCTGGACCTGGCCGGAGAGCTCGGCCTCCTGGTTACCGGCGGCTCCGATTTTCACGGTCCGGACATCCCGGACCATGCCGAGCTGGGAGCCGTGACAGTGGGCGAGGAGGTCATAGAAAGACTCAAGGGGTGTGCCCGTGCCCTAAGGAGTGCCTTTGATGGCGGGGAAGGGGAGAGGCCTGGCCGGTCGGGAGAAGGACCCGGGAAGCTTTAG
- the rny gene encoding ribonuclease Y has translation MREILVWIASLLAALAAGTGIGYVLRRYLVETKIASAEKSAAAIIEEAKREAEARKREALLEAKEEVHRLRNEVERENRERRSELQRLERRLLQKEEALERKAEGLERREAHLQRQEEDLQRLKQHLEELKRQQVAELERLSGLTTEEAKALLLKSVEDEVRHEAALLIKQVETEAKEEADKRAKEIITWAIQRCAPEVVAETTVSVVNLPNDEMKGRIIGREGRNIRALETLTGVDLIIDDTPEAVILSAFDPIRREIARIALEKLIADGRIHPARIEEMVERARREIEQKIREEGEQAAFEAGVHGLHPELIRLLGRLKYRTSYGQNVLKHSLEVAFLAGSMAAELGADVQVAKRAGLLHDIGKAVDYEVEGPHVNIGVELAKKYRESPEVIHAIAAHHGDIEPRSLEAVLVQAADAISAARPGARRETLEAYIKRLEKLEEIADSFSGVDKAYAIQAGREIRIIVKPEKIDDTMAVQLARDIVKKIEHELEYPGQIKVVVIRETRAVDYAK, from the coding sequence GTGAGAGAGATTTTAGTTTGGATAGCATCCCTGCTGGCGGCTCTGGCGGCAGGCACGGGAATTGGGTATGTTCTCCGTAGATATTTGGTGGAGACTAAGATAGCTTCCGCGGAAAAGTCGGCGGCGGCCATCATCGAGGAGGCCAAAAGGGAGGCCGAGGCCAGGAAGCGGGAGGCCCTCCTGGAGGCTAAGGAAGAGGTCCATCGCCTCCGTAATGAAGTGGAGCGGGAAAACCGCGAAAGGCGTAGTGAGCTCCAGCGCCTGGAGCGCCGCCTGCTGCAGAAGGAGGAAGCTCTGGAGCGGAAGGCCGAGGGTCTCGAACGAAGGGAAGCCCATCTTCAGCGGCAGGAAGAAGACCTGCAACGCCTCAAGCAGCATCTGGAGGAGCTCAAGCGGCAGCAGGTGGCCGAACTGGAGCGCCTTTCCGGCTTGACGACCGAAGAGGCCAAGGCGCTGCTGCTGAAAAGCGTGGAGGACGAGGTGCGCCATGAGGCCGCCCTGTTGATCAAACAAGTGGAAACGGAGGCCAAGGAGGAAGCCGACAAACGAGCCAAAGAGATCATCACCTGGGCCATTCAGCGGTGTGCTCCTGAAGTGGTGGCCGAAACCACTGTTTCCGTGGTTAACCTGCCCAACGATGAGATGAAGGGGCGCATCATCGGGCGCGAGGGACGCAATATCCGCGCCCTGGAAACCCTGACCGGTGTGGACTTAATTATCGATGATACTCCGGAGGCCGTCATTTTATCAGCCTTTGACCCCATCCGCCGGGAAATAGCCCGTATTGCCCTGGAGAAGCTCATTGCCGACGGCCGCATTCACCCGGCCCGCATTGAGGAAATGGTGGAAAGGGCCCGGCGGGAGATCGAGCAGAAGATCCGGGAGGAGGGTGAACAGGCTGCTTTTGAGGCCGGCGTTCACGGCCTGCACCCGGAACTTATCAGGTTGTTGGGCCGGCTTAAGTACCGGACCAGCTACGGCCAGAACGTCCTGAAACATTCGCTGGAGGTGGCCTTTCTGGCGGGCTCCATGGCGGCCGAGCTGGGGGCCGACGTCCAGGTGGCCAAGCGTGCCGGCCTGCTCCACGATATCGGGAAAGCCGTAGACTACGAAGTAGAAGGGCCCCATGTCAATATCGGGGTTGAGCTGGCCAAGAAATACCGGGAGTCCCCGGAGGTAATCCACGCCATTGCAGCCCACCACGGGGATATAGAGCCGCGCAGCCTCGAGGCTGTGCTGGTGCAGGCGGCCGATGCCATCTCCGCCGCCAGGCCCGGAGCGCGGCGGGAAACGCTGGAGGCCTACATCAAGCGTCTGGAAAAACTAGAGGAGATTGCCGACTCCTTTAGCGGAGTGGATAAGGCGTACGCCATACAGGCAGGCCGCGAGATCCGCATCATAGTCAAGCCCGAGAAAATAGACGATACCATGGCCGTGCAGCTGGCCCGGGACATAGTGAAGAAGATCGAGCATGAACTGGAATATCCGGGCCAGATTAAGGTAGTGGTCATTCGGGAAACAAGGGCCGTGGACTATGCCAAGTAG
- the recA gene encoding recombinase RecA produces the protein MEIVTWRRNPRVEVSEKQKMLEHTLNLIERHFGKGSIMKLGEASARLNVEVIPTGALPLDLALGVGGVPRGRIVEIFGPESSGKTTVALHIIAEAQKQGGTAAFIDAEHALDPLYARNLGVDIDNLLVSQPDTGEQALEIAEVLVKSGAIDVVVIDSVAALVPRAELEGQMGDAHVGLQARLMSQALRKLAGVVSKSRTVAIFINQLREKVGVLFGNPETTPGGRALKFYASVRLDVRKVDNIKQGADIIGSRTRVKVVKNKVAPPFRQAEFDIIYGRGIDKEGCLIDLAVDLGIVKKSGTWYSVGEERLGQGREAAKEYLRQHAELAAALAGQLAQKASANVATFLTRPREGDGED, from the coding sequence ATGGAAATAGTAACCTGGAGGAGGAACCCAAGGGTGGAAGTATCAGAAAAGCAGAAGATGCTGGAGCACACCCTTAACCTGATCGAACGCCATTTCGGCAAGGGCTCCATAATGAAGTTGGGGGAAGCCAGCGCCCGCCTCAATGTGGAAGTTATACCCACGGGTGCCCTGCCCCTGGACCTGGCCCTGGGAGTGGGAGGGGTACCCCGGGGGCGCATTGTGGAGATATTCGGGCCGGAGTCTTCCGGTAAGACCACCGTGGCCCTCCATATCATAGCCGAGGCCCAGAAGCAAGGGGGTACCGCCGCCTTCATCGACGCGGAACATGCCCTGGATCCCCTCTACGCCCGCAATCTGGGAGTGGACATCGACAACCTCCTGGTTTCCCAGCCCGATACCGGTGAGCAAGCTTTAGAAATAGCCGAAGTTTTAGTAAAGAGCGGGGCCATCGATGTGGTGGTGATCGATTCGGTGGCCGCCCTGGTTCCCCGGGCCGAACTCGAAGGCCAAATGGGGGATGCCCACGTAGGGCTCCAGGCCCGGCTTATGTCCCAGGCCCTGAGGAAACTGGCGGGTGTGGTGTCCAAGTCCCGCACGGTGGCCATCTTTATAAACCAGCTGCGGGAAAAAGTGGGAGTGCTGTTCGGTAATCCCGAGACTACGCCGGGAGGCCGGGCCCTAAAGTTCTATGCCTCGGTCCGGCTGGATGTGCGTAAAGTCGACAATATCAAGCAGGGGGCCGACATTATAGGCAGCCGGACCCGGGTCAAGGTCGTCAAGAATAAGGTCGCTCCTCCCTTCCGGCAGGCGGAATTCGATATTATTTACGGACGGGGCATCGATAAAGAAGGGTGTCTTATCGACTTGGCCGTAGACCTGGGCATCGTCAAGAAGAGCGGCACCTGGTATTCGGTGGGGGAAGAGCGCCTGGGCCAAGGGCGCGAGGCGGCGAAGGAGTACCTGCGCCAGCATGCCGAGCTGGCCGCCGCCCTGGCCGGGCAGTTAGCCCAGAAGGCCAGTGCTAATGTGGCCACCTTCCTTACCCGGCCGAGGGAAGGCGACGGAGAAGATTAA
- the thpR gene encoding RNA 2',3'-cyclic phosphodiesterase — MRLFVAITLSGELNSRLASLQDELRTCGADVKWVERENLHLTLKFLGEVEPAQALQMVPRLRQDMEGYGELVLHFKGIGVFPAWSRPRVIWVGLDPNPSLMDLHRRVEGALLPLGFGSEPFTPHLTLGRLRSRANWTQLEQRLRLCQGENWGEERVKEIVLMQSHLTPRGPRYEVLETFTLTSGQKFF, encoded by the coding sequence GTGCGCCTGTTCGTGGCCATAACCCTGTCTGGGGAATTGAATAGCCGCCTTGCTTCCCTGCAGGATGAACTCCGTACCTGCGGGGCCGACGTTAAATGGGTAGAAAGGGAAAACCTTCACCTAACCCTGAAGTTTCTGGGCGAAGTCGAACCGGCGCAGGCCCTACAAATGGTTCCCCGCCTACGGCAGGATATGGAGGGATATGGAGAGCTGGTGCTGCACTTCAAGGGCATAGGCGTCTTCCCTGCTTGGTCCCGGCCCCGGGTGATTTGGGTGGGCCTTGATCCCAATCCTTCTTTAATGGATCTCCACCGGCGCGTAGAGGGCGCACTTCTTCCCCTGGGCTTTGGCTCTGAGCCTTTTACTCCCCATTTAACCTTGGGGCGTTTGCGGTCCAGGGCCAATTGGACTCAACTTGAGCAACGGCTACGGCTCTGTCAGGGAGAAAATTGGGGAGAAGAGAGGGTAAAAGAGATAGTGCTCATGCAGAGTCATCTAACCCCCCGGGGACCCCGCTACGAGGTTTTAGAAACATTTACCTTGACTTCAGGTCAAAAATTTTTCTAA
- a CDS encoding AAA family ATPase, producing MLKELAAGGALGLLIFLLFQGYDVAPLLLLGGMGVVLYWLLDKKGMLTARSYAPYYPRQNISFEDIGGQAAAVQELKEALEFLRRSDQLHSMGIRPLKGILLSGPPGTGKTLMARAAATYTDAVFLAASGSEFIEVYAGVGAQRIRSLFREARCLARRAGKNRAIIFIDELEVLGGKRGSHSSHLEYDQTLNQLLVEMDGLGTGEDTQILVIGATNRPDLLDPALLRPGRFDRHVKVELPDREGRLEILRLHTSNKPLGPDVNLESIARETFGFSGAHLESVANEAAILALRANSPVIRQKHLQEAVDKVMLGEKIGRKPSKEELYRLAVHEAGHALVAELVQPGSVTRVTIASRGQALGYTRQKLDDAYLYTREHLEGQLRICLAGAAAEDLLLGNRSTGSLNDFKEAVRLAKVIIVSGLSDLGVVDEECLSKEQMHRAAAEIIKVQEKKVGELLLQHRDLLEGIAGRLLREETLKGETLRSLLTTGARAS from the coding sequence GTGCTTAAGGAGCTCGCGGCCGGCGGAGCGCTGGGCCTGTTGATCTTTCTACTTTTCCAGGGCTACGACGTGGCTCCTCTGCTCCTGCTAGGCGGCATGGGGGTGGTCCTTTACTGGCTGCTGGACAAAAAGGGGATGCTTACGGCGAGGTCCTACGCCCCTTACTATCCCCGGCAGAACATTTCCTTTGAGGATATAGGTGGCCAGGCTGCAGCCGTCCAGGAACTTAAGGAAGCCCTGGAATTTTTGCGGCGCAGTGACCAGTTGCACAGTATGGGCATCAGGCCTCTGAAGGGCATTCTCTTAAGCGGGCCTCCGGGAACGGGTAAGACCTTGATGGCCAGGGCGGCGGCCACGTATACGGATGCGGTGTTCCTGGCCGCCAGCGGCAGTGAATTCATCGAGGTCTATGCGGGGGTCGGCGCCCAGAGAATAAGATCCCTCTTCCGCGAGGCCAGGTGCCTGGCCCGCAGGGCGGGGAAGAACCGGGCCATTATTTTCATCGACGAGCTCGAGGTCCTTGGTGGTAAGAGGGGGAGTCACTCGTCCCACCTGGAATACGACCAAACGCTGAATCAGCTCCTGGTGGAAATGGACGGCTTGGGGACCGGGGAAGACACCCAAATTTTGGTGATCGGCGCGACCAACAGGCCCGACCTGCTGGATCCCGCCCTCTTAAGGCCCGGCCGTTTTGACCGTCATGTTAAGGTAGAGCTGCCGGACCGGGAGGGCCGCCTGGAGATTCTTAGGCTCCATACGTCCAACAAACCCCTGGGCCCCGATGTTAATCTGGAGAGTATAGCGCGGGAGACTTTCGGCTTTTCCGGGGCCCACCTGGAAAGCGTGGCCAACGAAGCGGCTATCCTGGCCTTGAGGGCCAATTCTCCTGTTATCCGGCAGAAACACCTGCAGGAAGCGGTGGATAAAGTTATGCTGGGTGAGAAGATAGGGCGTAAACCCAGCAAGGAGGAGCTCTACCGGCTTGCGGTTCACGAGGCCGGGCACGCTCTGGTGGCGGAACTGGTCCAGCCGGGGTCGGTAACCCGGGTTACCATTGCTTCCCGGGGCCAAGCCCTCGGATACACCCGGCAGAAACTCGACGATGCGTACCTCTATACCCGGGAACACCTGGAGGGGCAACTTCGCATTTGCCTGGCCGGTGCGGCGGCCGAGGACCTGCTCTTGGGTAACCGCAGTACCGGTTCGCTGAACGACTTTAAGGAGGCAGTGCGGTTGGCGAAAGTGATCATTGTTTCCGGACTTTCGGACCTGGGAGTGGTGGACGAGGAGTGCCTGAGCAAGGAGCAGATGCACCGAGCCGCTGCGGAGATTATTAAAGTCCAGGAGAAAAAAGTAGGGGAACTGCTGCTCCAGCACAGGGACTTGCTGGAGGGGATAGCCGGTCGGCTGCTGAGGGAGGAAACTTTGAAAGGGGAGACTCTACGTTCCCTTCTTACGACAGGAGCCAGGGCCTCTTGA
- the rimO gene encoding 30S ribosomal protein S12 methylthiotransferase RimO, whose product MAKVAVITLGCAKNEVDSEYMLGVLEEKGYELVETPEEAEVVIINTCSFIRAAKEEALRTILSLTPTRGESCPALIVAGCLAQQHGPELWQELPEVGAFIGPEAIPRLPEIIERVLRGERLVDIPGPGEEDLRGLPRRRLTTGPTAYLKIAEGCDNACAYCTIPLIKGTYRSRPKEELLREAEWLVSRGARELVLVAQDTTAYGMDLYGRYALPELLKTLARLPGVRWLRLLYAYPSRITSELIEVMAGEDKVCAYLDLPMQHAHPDILRAMGRAGTLALARKVITRLRALLPHIALRSTFIVGFPGEREGHFRELLRFLEEVRFDWVGAFTYSPEEGTPAAGMPGQVPERTKQRRYRRLLEHQEPITEENNAAWVGKELEVLVEGKADDGQGEVYVGRSFRQAPEVDGVIYIRGKCRPGDMVRVRITGVEGVYDLGGEVVV is encoded by the coding sequence ATGGCTAAAGTAGCGGTAATTACCTTAGGCTGCGCCAAGAACGAAGTAGACAGCGAATATATGCTGGGAGTACTGGAAGAAAAGGGATATGAGCTGGTTGAAACCCCTGAAGAGGCAGAAGTAGTTATCATCAATACCTGTAGCTTTATAAGGGCGGCCAAGGAAGAGGCCCTTCGTACCATCTTGAGCCTGACCCCCACGAGAGGAGAAAGTTGTCCCGCCCTCATCGTAGCAGGGTGCCTGGCCCAACAGCATGGGCCGGAACTCTGGCAGGAATTACCGGAGGTAGGGGCTTTTATAGGGCCGGAAGCCATCCCGCGGCTGCCGGAGATAATAGAGCGCGTGTTGCGGGGGGAGCGTTTGGTGGACATACCGGGACCCGGGGAAGAGGATCTCCGGGGCCTGCCCCGCCGCAGGCTCACCACCGGCCCTACGGCCTATTTGAAGATAGCCGAAGGCTGCGACAATGCCTGTGCCTACTGTACCATACCCCTGATTAAAGGGACCTACCGCAGCCGGCCTAAGGAAGAGCTGCTAAGGGAGGCAGAATGGCTGGTTTCCCGGGGTGCCCGGGAGCTGGTACTGGTTGCTCAGGATACTACAGCCTACGGGATGGATCTATACGGAAGGTACGCCCTGCCCGAATTATTGAAGACTCTGGCCCGCCTTCCCGGAGTAAGGTGGCTCCGGTTATTATACGCCTACCCCAGCAGAATAACCTCCGAACTCATAGAAGTTATGGCCGGCGAAGATAAGGTATGTGCCTACTTGGACCTGCCGATGCAGCATGCTCATCCGGATATTCTTCGGGCCATGGGGAGAGCCGGCACTTTAGCCCTTGCCCGCAAGGTTATTACCAGGTTGAGGGCCCTTTTACCCCACATAGCCTTGCGCTCGACCTTCATCGTGGGCTTCCCCGGCGAAAGGGAAGGGCATTTTCGCGAATTGTTGCGGTTCCTGGAAGAGGTCCGCTTCGATTGGGTGGGAGCTTTTACTTATTCGCCGGAGGAGGGTACGCCGGCAGCCGGTATGCCGGGGCAAGTACCGGAAAGGACGAAGCAGAGGAGGTACAGGCGCCTCCTTGAACACCAGGAGCCCATTACCGAAGAAAACAACGCGGCCTGGGTCGGCAAGGAACTGGAAGTCCTGGTGGAGGGAAAGGCAGATGACGGACAGGGAGAAGTGTACGTGGGCCGTAGCTTCCGGCAGGCCCCGGAGGTGGACGGGGTGATATACATCCGCGGGAAGTGCCGGCCGGGAGATATGGTAAGGGTCAGGATAACCGGCGTAGAGGGTGTCTATGACCTCGGGGGAGAGGTTGTGGTTTAA
- a CDS encoding helix-turn-helix domain-containing protein, with the protein MGRIGEELRRAREEKGITLREAEEATKIRLKYLDALEKEDFQQFPGRVYAIGFLRSYARYLGLDPQELVEELKAELPPEEEEEYRVASPREGHREKTKKRGISRWWAVVLVLFLLWGLNYLYNQSRPVPEESPQLPPPARNGGVTPPAAPPPAPSPSEPPPSQVPEISGVEVKVYVREQECWIGVRVDGKDTFSGTLRAGDTRTFRGDEAITLTLGSAGRAEVTVNGEVLPPLGKVGEVVTRTFRAPEAGEE; encoded by the coding sequence ATGGGGAGAATAGGTGAGGAGCTGCGCCGGGCGCGGGAAGAAAAAGGTATCACTTTACGGGAGGCTGAGGAAGCCACCAAAATACGCCTGAAGTACCTGGATGCCCTGGAGAAGGAGGATTTCCAGCAGTTCCCGGGGCGGGTATATGCTATTGGTTTCTTGCGCAGTTATGCCCGCTATCTGGGGTTAGATCCCCAGGAGCTGGTGGAAGAGCTGAAGGCCGAGCTGCCTCCGGAAGAGGAGGAAGAATACAGAGTTGCCTCTCCCAGAGAAGGACACCGGGAAAAGACCAAGAAAAGGGGTATCAGCCGCTGGTGGGCAGTGGTTCTGGTGTTGTTCCTCCTCTGGGGGTTGAACTATCTTTATAATCAATCTCGGCCGGTTCCCGAGGAAAGCCCGCAGTTGCCCCCTCCCGCGAGGAACGGCGGGGTGACACCTCCTGCGGCTCCGCCGCCAGCTCCCTCCCCGTCGGAGCCGCCTCCGTCCCAGGTTCCCGAAATCAGCGGAGTGGAAGTTAAGGTGTACGTCCGAGAGCAGGAATGCTGGATAGGTGTTCGAGTCGATGGGAAGGACACCTTCTCCGGCACCCTTCGGGCCGGAGACACCCGAACTTTTCGCGGGGACGAAGCCATAACCCTTACCCTGGGGAGCGCCGGGAGGGCCGAAGTCACCGTCAACGGCGAGGTGTTGCCGCCCCTGGGCAAAGTGGGCGAGGTGGTTACCCGGACCTTCAGGGCCCCGGAGGCCGGCGAAGAGTGA